In Shewanella sp. MR-4, the genomic stretch TTTTGCATGCTATTGCTACAGGGTTTCCTACCGCGTCGGGTAAGGTCACCTTAGTGCAAGAAACCCCTGACGACACCCAAGCCGGTATTTTAATGTATGCCCCTTTATACCATGGTCAGCCGATAACGGAGGAAGAACGTAAACAACAGGCCATAGGCGTTGTTTACGCCCCATTTCGTATGAACGACCTGATGCAAGGCATTATGGGAAAACGTTTTTCGGGCTTAAAACTGGCGATTTACGATGGGATTGAGGCTAACAAGGATACTCTGATGTTTACTAGCCACACCGCACTCCCTTCCGCAGATGATGTTTTTTATCAATCCCAGTTAGAGACAATGGAAGGTCAAGTATGGCGTTTGGAAGTGTCCTCTGAATCACGATTTATCTCGAGCTCTGAACAAACGCAAAGCATATGGTTACAGGTAATTGGAAGTGCGTTTATTTTAGTCCTGTTCTACTCAGTGCTAACTATGGCGCGAAATCGCTATCAAGAATCTCGATTAACGGCAGAGTTAATCGCTAACGAAAAACGCTTTCGCCTCGTCATTGAAGCTTCGCCGAGTGCGCTTTTTATGGTGGATAGGGCGGGTATTATTACCTTAGTTAATACCCATGCTGAACGCTTATTTGGTTATGCAAGAGATGAGCTGCTCGGCCGTTCGATCAATATGTTACTTCCCGAAGCGCTGAGAGATGTGCATCAACAGCATATGGGGAATTACCTGGTTCAGCCGATTGCGAAAAATATGTCACTACGGGATGACTTGTTTGGCTGTTGTAAAGATGGGACGCGCCTAGCGATTGAAGTTGGGTTGACACCTATCCACTTCAGCAATGGGGTGTCGATTCTGGCGACCATTAACAATGTGTCGGAGCGTAAGCGGATTGAAGCGCAGCGCATTGAACATACCGCTGAACTTGAGCGCATCAACAAGGAACTTGACCAGTTTGCCTATATTGCCTCTCACGATCTGAAATCACCCCTGCGTGGCATAGAGCAATTAACTAACTGGTTAAGTGAAGATCTAGCCGAAAACACCGATGAAAATGTCCAAAAATATCTAGGGTTAATCCAAAGCCGTATTCAA encodes the following:
- a CDS encoding CHASE domain-containing protein; this translates as MDMDSFPESFNSSKSVYASVISSSWLMLLAAIFFMGISWYVLEEYLRDRGEERFNNNVQDLIGAVSSRMSAYAQVLRGGVGLFLASDGVTRHEWQLYVSNARLSEYYPGIQGLGFAQLLTPATLDAFTREVQQEGVVDYRVAPSGNRELYCAIKYLEPFDWRNQRALGFDMCSESTRRTAILHAIATGFPTASGKVTLVQETPDDTQAGILMYAPLYHGQPITEEERKQQAIGVVYAPFRMNDLMQGIMGKRFSGLKLAIYDGIEANKDTLMFTSHTALPSADDVFYQSQLETMEGQVWRLEVSSESRFISSSEQTQSIWLQVIGSAFILVLFYSVLTMARNRYQESRLTAELIANEKRFRLVIEASPSALFMVDRAGIITLVNTHAERLFGYARDELLGRSINMLLPEALRDVHQQHMGNYLVQPIAKNMSLRDDLFGCCKDGTRLAIEVGLTPIHFSNGVSILATINNVSERKRIEAQRIEHTAELERINKELDQFAYIASHDLKSPLRGIEQLTNWLSEDLAENTDENVQKYLGLIQSRIQRMVLLLDGLLMFSRIGRVDAERVEVDSRQLIEDMFALVAPPQGFSLALEGNFPRFKTVKTLLELVIRNLISNAIKHHDKGEGVIKVICETSNHHYWFSVIDDGPGISSRFHGKVFQMFQTLRPRDEVEGSGLGLSLVKKTVESLGGKIQLESEGRGCCFRFSWPMHIVNKEGI